In Mongoliitalea daihaiensis, one DNA window encodes the following:
- a CDS encoding ribose-phosphate pyrophosphokinase encodes MTEVKIFSGTNSKVLAEQIAKHYGKKLGDLTISKFSDGELSPSFNESVRGCTVFLVQATNPSADNLMELCLMIDAAKRASAYKVCAVIPYYGYARQDRKDRPRVSIAAKLIANMLTSAGADRIMTCDLHAGQIQGFFDIPLDHLNGSAIFVPYLERIKTENLIFAAPDVGGVARARAYAKHFEVEMVVCDKHRKRANEVASMQVIGDVEGRDVVLVDDLVDTAGTLCKAAQIIMDKGALSVRAIATHGVLSGNAYHNLENSVLTELVITDTIPVKQTSPKIRVLSVADLFAKAIHAVTGNTSISSLFI; translated from the coding sequence ATGACCGAGGTCAAAATATTCTCAGGGACCAATAGTAAAGTTTTAGCCGAACAAATTGCCAAGCATTATGGTAAAAAATTAGGAGATTTGACTATTTCAAAATTTAGTGATGGAGAGCTTTCTCCAAGTTTCAATGAGTCTGTAAGGGGATGTACTGTGTTTTTGGTACAAGCGACTAATCCCTCAGCTGATAATTTGATGGAGCTTTGTCTGATGATCGATGCAGCCAAGCGTGCCAGTGCGTATAAGGTATGTGCTGTCATTCCTTATTATGGGTATGCAAGACAGGATAGAAAAGATCGTCCGAGAGTTTCTATTGCTGCCAAATTGATTGCCAATATGTTAACCTCAGCAGGTGCAGACAGAATTATGACCTGCGACTTACATGCTGGACAGATTCAGGGATTTTTTGACATTCCTTTGGATCATTTAAATGGTTCGGCGATTTTTGTTCCGTATTTGGAGCGAATTAAGACCGAAAATCTCATTTTTGCTGCTCCTGATGTGGGAGGTGTTGCTCGGGCTAGAGCTTATGCCAAGCATTTTGAAGTGGAAATGGTTGTCTGTGATAAGCACAGAAAAAGAGCCAATGAGGTGGCCTCCATGCAAGTGATTGGGGATGTGGAAGGAAGAGATGTGGTGTTAGTAGATGACTTGGTTGATACAGCGGGAACCCTCTGTAAAGCAGCTCAAATTATCATGGATAAAGGAGCACTATCTGTTCGCGCGATTGCGACTCATGGGGTTCTTTCTGGAAATGCTTATCATAATCTTGAAAATTCCGTTCTTACGGAACTAGTGATTACTGATACTATCCCTGTCAAACAGACTTCTCCAAAAATCAGAGTGTTGAGTGTGGCTGATCTTTTTGCTAAAGCTATTCACGCGGTAACAGGCAATACATCAATCAGTTCTTTGTTTATCTAA
- a CDS encoding LysR family transcriptional regulator, which produces MNIELRHLEYFRAVAEELNFGRAAERLFISQPGLSRQIKQMEEILEIQLFERTKRKVVLTPAGHFLKAEVDYIFNHLQLTKTQLKEIASGNIGELRVGFLGSAAHTVIPELLVKISQTFPGIKTSLEELSNAIQIEMLEKDKLDLGFVRLARVPESLEMKMVHQDTFSVVLPLGHPLTEEGLKHVGQLKEENFILFSQDYSSIYYDKIMSICEDKGFSPRITHKSVHALTIFKLVEAGLGVAIVPTSLKQGYDLKVMFIELDKIKQKTELYAVWKKGNRNAALGKVLGLI; this is translated from the coding sequence TTGAATATAGAACTCCGACACCTCGAATATTTCCGTGCCGTTGCCGAAGAACTCAACTTTGGCCGTGCAGCGGAGCGATTATTTATATCCCAACCGGGTCTCAGCCGTCAGATCAAGCAGATGGAGGAGATCCTTGAAATACAGTTGTTTGAGCGGACGAAGCGGAAGGTAGTACTTACCCCTGCGGGTCATTTCCTCAAAGCTGAGGTAGACTACATCTTCAATCACCTACAACTCACCAAAACCCAACTCAAGGAAATAGCTTCGGGTAACATCGGAGAATTGAGGGTTGGATTTCTAGGCTCTGCGGCCCATACAGTAATTCCCGAACTTTTGGTCAAAATTTCCCAAACCTTTCCCGGTATCAAAACCTCCCTGGAGGAACTCAGCAATGCCATACAAATCGAAATGTTGGAAAAAGATAAATTAGACTTGGGATTTGTACGATTGGCGCGGGTTCCGGAATCCTTGGAGATGAAGATGGTCCATCAGGATACCTTTTCGGTAGTTTTGCCGTTGGGGCATCCTTTGACAGAGGAAGGTTTAAAGCATGTAGGGCAATTGAAGGAAGAGAACTTTATCCTGTTTTCCCAAGACTATTCTTCCATTTATTACGACAAGATCATGTCCATCTGTGAGGATAAGGGTTTTTCTCCACGCATCACCCATAAGTCTGTTCATGCCCTGACCATATTCAAACTGGTGGAGGCTGGATTGGGTGTGGCTATTGTGCCCACATCGTTGAAACAGGGATATGATTTAAAGGTGATGTTTATCGAACTGGATAAGATCAAGCAAAAAACGGAGTTGTATGCGGTGTGGAAGAAGGGGAATAGGAATGCAGCTTTGGGTAAGGTGTTGGGGTTGATATAA
- a CDS encoding AbrB/MazE/SpoVT family DNA-binding domain-containing protein, whose protein sequence is METKIRKIGNSSGVILPKALIDKYELAEVVIEDHGDGIMIRPATKSIFQLKMEEARKNKMTIYTTMEKEASDPETRSYYEQEVEDWGDIDTEIID, encoded by the coding sequence ATGGAAACCAAAATTCGAAAAATAGGCAATAGTAGTGGGGTTATTTTGCCTAAAGCATTGATTGACAAATATGAGCTTGCCGAGGTGGTAATTGAAGATCATGGAGATGGTATCATGATCAGACCTGCTACTAAATCCATATTTCAATTGAAAATGGAAGAAGCCCGAAAAAACAAAATGACAATCTACACAACCATGGAAAAAGAGGCCTCTGATCCTGAGACTAGATCATATTATGAGCAAGAAGTTGAGGATTGGGGTGATATTGATACTGAAATCATTGACTGA
- a CDS encoding type II toxin-antitoxin system VapB family antitoxin, producing the protein MKVTAIISQELIEEAMELSKADTITEALKVALISYIRSQKVKQIGASIVCEPLEFRYSAQELRDLNRR; encoded by the coding sequence ATGAAAGTTACAGCAATAATTTCTCAAGAATTGATTGAAGAAGCCATGGAGCTTTCCAAGGCTGATACGATTACGGAGGCTTTGAAGGTGGCCTTGATTTCTTACATCCGTTCTCAAAAAGTCAAGCAAATAGGAGCTTCCATTGTGTGTGAGCCCTTAGAGTTTAGATACTCTGCTCAGGAATTAAGAGATTTGAATCGCCGATGA
- a CDS encoding helix-turn-helix domain-containing protein encodes MVKQAIHNMQQPQLGLKIQEWRKAKGMTQEELVEKCNINVRTIQRIEAGEVTPRSYTVKAILEALGVEKELPTPTILSNEQLIFPKKSKRTFLAAAIAGCIYFMISMLEIYWDGVLFFDSALKIPEYYIPVKILILISFSLYLVGWSKLGEALDSKLIQWGAFILIAVNLIIIVSDITFAGSMDTDYKLYGFVKLVGFGISFIPFSIGLIFQNGYMGNLFLVTGIVGMLAAILLMTVLFVMVGLAILSVFDILLIYILFSWAFQKERVPV; translated from the coding sequence ATGGTCAAACAAGCTATACACAACATGCAACAACCACAGCTAGGGCTCAAGATCCAAGAATGGAGAAAAGCCAAAGGAATGACTCAGGAAGAGTTGGTAGAAAAATGTAATATCAATGTGCGTACGATCCAACGGATAGAAGCAGGGGAGGTGACTCCAAGATCCTATACGGTCAAGGCCATACTGGAAGCATTGGGGGTTGAAAAAGAACTGCCCACGCCTACTATTCTTTCTAATGAACAACTTATTTTTCCTAAAAAGTCTAAGCGTACCTTTCTGGCAGCAGCTATTGCAGGATGTATTTACTTCATGATTTCAATGCTTGAAATCTATTGGGATGGCGTATTGTTTTTTGATTCCGCACTGAAAATTCCGGAGTATTATATTCCTGTTAAGATATTGATCCTCATAAGCTTTTCCCTGTATTTAGTTGGCTGGAGTAAGTTGGGTGAAGCTTTAGATTCCAAACTCATTCAATGGGGGGCTTTTATTCTGATTGCAGTCAATCTTATAATAATTGTATCGGATATAACTTTTGCAGGAAGTATGGATACGGATTATAAATTATATGGATTCGTTAAGTTAGTTGGTTTTGGTATTTCATTCATCCCTTTTTCAATTGGGCTCATCTTCCAAAATGGGTATATGGGTAATCTGTTTTTAGTGACCGGTATTGTGGGTATGCTAGCAGCGATTTTGTTGATGACGGTTTTATTTGTGATGGTAGGATTGGCGATTTTGAGTGTCTTTGATATCTTACTTATCTACATCCTGTTTTCATGGGCTTTTCAAAAAGAGAGGGTTCCCGTCTGA
- a CDS encoding RagB/SusD family nutrient uptake outer membrane protein, which translates to MKKLLFIILAVFTIQSCDILEPDPLTALDANAALVDGTSANAILLGAYSRMQNINYYGLEYVLNNDLIADNARYQGFFDSQLEIDQRAVPFTNLWITQAWPNIYRVINITNLLITGVPALEDATFSQAARNRVLGEAHAIRALAYFDLLRIYGEFFNESSTFGVPLLIEPIENNDFNRIPNLARNSVAQVYTQIMSDINSAVDLLPGVNDKGRMNFWAALSLRARVQLYRGNYTQAFDDADRVITEGPSQLLTNVRDIYVALTPTAESIFDLEFNDQDQSSFNTYIIRRDEYNVDPSLLDAFEDGDTRADLFSFSRNSFRSAKYPDNNNGNNTKVFRLAEIYFIRAEAAVFTNSDPNAGLADLNTIRERAGLQALTGFGTTDAFVDAILQERRVELNYEGHRFFDLVRYNRIGTVLGMPDFRRVWPIPRDELLVSQGVLVQNPGYETL; encoded by the coding sequence ATGAAAAAATTACTATTTATAATACTGGCAGTCTTCACGATCCAATCTTGTGATATTTTGGAACCAGATCCATTGACTGCCTTGGATGCAAATGCTGCTTTGGTAGATGGTACTTCTGCCAATGCGATACTCCTAGGTGCTTATTCCAGAATGCAAAATATCAATTATTATGGCTTGGAATATGTCCTTAACAATGACTTGATTGCTGATAACGCACGCTATCAAGGTTTCTTTGATTCACAGTTGGAGATAGATCAACGAGCAGTACCATTTACCAATCTGTGGATTACACAGGCTTGGCCAAACATCTACCGGGTAATTAACATCACCAACCTCTTGATTACAGGGGTTCCAGCATTGGAAGATGCTACCTTTTCTCAAGCAGCTCGAAATCGAGTTCTGGGAGAAGCACATGCCATCCGTGCACTTGCATATTTCGATCTATTGAGAATTTATGGTGAATTCTTCAATGAGAGCTCTACATTCGGTGTTCCTTTGTTGATCGAGCCTATTGAGAACAACGATTTTAATAGAATTCCTAATCTAGCAAGAAACTCAGTTGCACAAGTCTATACACAGATTATGTCGGATATAAATTCGGCAGTAGACTTGTTGCCAGGTGTTAACGATAAAGGTCGGATGAATTTCTGGGCAGCTTTGAGTTTACGGGCACGAGTTCAACTGTACCGTGGAAACTATACACAAGCATTTGATGATGCCGATAGGGTGATTACAGAAGGTCCTTCGCAGCTTTTAACTAATGTGAGGGATATTTATGTTGCCTTAACTCCCACAGCTGAATCCATCTTTGATCTCGAATTCAACGATCAGGATCAAAGTAGTTTCAACACCTATATCATCAGAAGAGATGAATACAATGTAGATCCTTCATTATTGGATGCTTTTGAAGATGGAGATACTCGTGCTGATTTATTTTCGTTCAGCAGAAATTCCTTCCGTTCGGCTAAATATCCTGACAACAACAATGGGAACAATACCAAGGTATTCCGTTTGGCAGAGATATACTTTATTAGAGCGGAAGCTGCTGTTTTTACCAACAGTGATCCAAATGCAGGTTTAGCAGATTTAAATACGATTCGCGAACGTGCTGGACTGCAAGCTTTGACGGGTTTTGGAACAACTGACGCTTTTGTGGATGCTATATTGCAAGAAAGAAGAGTAGAATTAAATTATGAAGGACATAGGTTCTTTGACCTTGTTCGATACAACAGAATCGGTACAGTTTTGGGTATGCCAGACTTTAGAAGAGTATGGCCAATTCCAAGAGATGAGTTATTGGTTTCTCAAGGGGTATTGGTTCAAAACCCTGGTTATGAAACTTTATAA
- a CDS encoding type II toxin-antitoxin system PemK/MazF family toxin gives MKNGEVWLVNFGPQVGQEIKKTRPAIIVNADSLGLLPLKIVVPLTDGTKEPKSWMVFLKPNHLNGLSKTSFADCFQVKSLSERRFVKKIGILTELELAEVKVCLAKVLGLI, from the coding sequence ATGAAAAATGGAGAAGTGTGGCTGGTGAATTTTGGACCGCAAGTCGGTCAAGAAATAAAAAAAACTAGACCGGCAATCATCGTAAATGCTGATTCCCTTGGGCTATTGCCTTTGAAGATTGTTGTTCCGTTGACGGATGGGACTAAGGAACCAAAAAGTTGGATGGTTTTCCTAAAGCCTAATCATCTCAATGGATTATCAAAAACCTCTTTTGCTGATTGTTTTCAAGTAAAGAGTTTGTCTGAGAGAAGATTTGTGAAGAAAATTGGAATACTTACAGAACTTGAATTAGCTGAAGTCAAGGTTTGTTTGGCGAAAGTGTTGGGGTTGATTTAG